The following proteins come from a genomic window of Sulfitobacter indolifex:
- a CDS encoding ABC transporter permease yields the protein MDVMPKWAEVILVPLISLLLAAILSALVILAIGEDPIAAVTLMVKGALGSTYGWGYTLYYATNFIFTGLAVAVAFHARLFNIGGEGQAMLGGLGVAIAALYIPWPHWTLALIGCGVMAGLLGAIWAAIPGWLQAKRGSHVVITTIMFNFIAAALLNYVLVNVMRPPGSMDPASARFPEAVHLPTLHELLAPLGIAFSKSAPANVSLLVAVAACVVIWLLIWRTRLGYEIRAYGHSQPAAKYAGISPVRITMVTMIISGALAGLMAINNVMGESERLVLNATEGAGFIGIAVALMGRSHPVGVFFAALLFGFLYQGGAELALWTSIPRELIVVIQALVILFTGALDNMVRMPLERLFLMFRRPGPPANSADSEPKPGPRSAQSESAE from the coding sequence ATGGACGTGATGCCAAAATGGGCCGAGGTGATCCTCGTGCCACTGATCTCATTGCTGCTGGCGGCGATCCTCTCGGCGCTGGTGATCCTCGCCATTGGGGAAGACCCGATTGCCGCCGTGACGCTAATGGTGAAAGGCGCGCTCGGCTCAACCTATGGCTGGGGCTATACGCTTTACTACGCGACCAATTTCATCTTTACCGGCCTCGCCGTCGCCGTCGCCTTCCACGCGCGGCTTTTCAACATCGGTGGCGAGGGTCAGGCGATGCTGGGTGGCCTCGGCGTGGCCATTGCCGCGCTCTATATTCCCTGGCCGCATTGGACATTGGCGCTGATTGGCTGCGGTGTAATGGCTGGGCTCTTGGGCGCGATCTGGGCCGCGATCCCCGGCTGGCTCCAAGCCAAACGTGGCTCACACGTCGTCATCACCACGATCATGTTCAACTTTATCGCCGCGGCCCTGCTGAACTACGTGCTGGTTAACGTCATGCGCCCGCCCGGCAGCATGGACCCGGCAAGCGCCCGCTTCCCCGAAGCGGTGCATCTGCCGACGCTGCATGAATTGCTTGCCCCGCTGGGCATCGCATTCTCCAAATCCGCGCCGGCGAACGTTTCGCTGCTGGTGGCCGTGGCGGCCTGTGTGGTGATCTGGCTGCTGATCTGGCGCACCCGTCTGGGCTATGAAATCCGCGCCTATGGCCATTCGCAACCGGCGGCGAAATACGCTGGCATCTCGCCCGTGCGCATCACCATGGTCACGATGATTATCTCGGGCGCGCTCGCGGGTCTGATGGCGATCAACAACGTCATGGGCGAAAGCGAACGTCTGGTGCTAAACGCCACCGAAGGCGCGGGCTTTATCGGCATCGCCGTGGCCCTGATGGGCCGTTCGCACCCCGTCGGCGTCTTCTTCGCCGCCCTGCTCTTTGGCTTCCTCTATCAAGGCGGCGCGGAGCTGGCGCTCTGGACCTCGATCCCCCGCGAGTTGATCGTCGTCATTCAGGCGCTGGTGATCCTTTTCACAGGCGCGCTCGACAATATGGTGCGGATGCCGCTGGAGCGCCTGTTCCTGATGTTCCGCCGCCCCGGCCCCCCTGCAAATTCCGCTGACAGCGAGCCCAAACCCGGCCCCCGCAGCGCCCAATCGGAGAGCGCGGAATGA
- a CDS encoding ABC transporter permease, which yields MDYITLIQLLDSTVRLATPLLLACLAGLFSERAGVFDIGLEGKMLAAAFFSAALASITGSVWLGLAAGIGASMVLSAVHGLASITFRGNQLISGVAINFLAAGMTVLIAQDWFAQGGRTPSLFGGARFEPITLPFAKAVEDVPFLGPLYEELISGHSILVYAAFLAVPLTWWILFRTRFGLRLRAVGENPAAVDTAGVSVVGLRYAAVGIAGLLCGVAGAYLSTALQAGFVKDMSAGRGFIALAALIFAKWRPWYALWATLLFGLFGALETRPDVIQSVIGIKVQGQLLGALPYLMTVVILAGFVGKAIPPRAGGEPYVKER from the coding sequence ATGGACTATATCACGCTCATCCAACTGCTCGATAGCACCGTGCGTCTTGCCACACCGCTGCTTCTGGCCTGCCTTGCCGGTCTGTTTTCCGAACGCGCGGGTGTCTTTGACATCGGGCTTGAGGGCAAGATGCTGGCCGCCGCCTTCTTCTCGGCGGCGCTGGCGTCGATCACCGGCTCGGTCTGGCTCGGCCTCGCCGCGGGCATCGGGGCCTCCATGGTGCTCAGCGCTGTGCACGGGCTGGCCTCAATCACCTTTCGCGGCAACCAGTTGATTTCCGGTGTGGCGATCAACTTCCTCGCCGCGGGCATGACCGTCCTGATCGCCCAAGACTGGTTCGCCCAAGGCGGCCGCACCCCGTCGCTCTTTGGCGGCGCGCGGTTTGAGCCGATCACCCTGCCCTTCGCTAAAGCTGTGGAAGATGTCCCCTTCCTCGGCCCGCTCTACGAAGAACTGATCTCAGGCCATTCAATCTTGGTCTACGCCGCCTTCCTCGCTGTGCCGCTGACATGGTGGATCCTATTCCGCACGCGCTTTGGCCTGCGCCTGCGTGCCGTGGGCGAGAACCCTGCCGCCGTGGACACCGCTGGCGTCTCGGTCGTCGGTCTGCGCTATGCGGCTGTCGGCATTGCCGGGCTGCTCTGCGGCGTGGCGGGGGCGTACCTCAGCACTGCGCTTCAGGCAGGCTTTGTCAAAGACATGTCCGCAGGCCGGGGCTTCATCGCCCTCGCCGCATTAATCTTTGCCAAATGGCGCCCGTGGTACGCGCTTTGGGCCACCCTGCTCTTTGGCCTCTTCGGCGCGCTGGAGACCCGGCCTGACGTGATCCAATCGGTCATTGGCATCAAGGTTCAAGGCCAGCTCTTGGGTGCACTGCCCTATCTGATGACGGTGGTGATCCTTGCAGGCTTCGTGGGCAAAGCGATCCCGCCCCGTGCGGGCGGCGAACCCTATGTGAAAGAACGCTGA
- a CDS encoding BMP family lipoprotein — MTLMTKFLGAAAGMALTSGAALAEPALIFDLGGKFDKSFNEAAFNGATRWAEETGGKFAEIEMQSEAQREQALRRFAESGANPIITMGFAMADPLSTVAPDYPDTKFAVVDVNWLDLPNVRQVSFAEHEGSYLVGVMAAMASKSNTVGFVGGMDVPLIRHFGCGYAQGVMATNPDAKVIANMTGTTPAAWNDPVKGSEITKAQINQGADVVYAAAGGTGVGVLQTAADEGILSIGVDSNQNHLHPGKVLTSMLKRVDVAVYDAMMAGEDLEVGKVVTLGLAEEGVGVAMDEHNADLVTEEMKAAVDEARQKIIDGEIKVVSYYENDSCPALDF; from the coding sequence ATGACCCTCATGACAAAATTCCTCGGCGCAGCCGCAGGCATGGCCCTCACTTCGGGCGCCGCGCTGGCCGAACCCGCACTGATCTTTGACCTTGGTGGCAAGTTCGACAAAAGCTTCAACGAAGCAGCCTTCAACGGCGCAACCCGCTGGGCCGAAGAAACCGGTGGCAAATTCGCAGAGATCGAAATGCAGTCCGAAGCACAGCGTGAGCAGGCTCTGCGCCGCTTTGCCGAATCCGGTGCCAACCCGATCATCACGATGGGTTTTGCCATGGCCGATCCGCTCTCCACAGTGGCACCTGACTACCCCGACACGAAATTCGCCGTGGTTGACGTGAACTGGCTCGACCTGCCCAACGTCCGTCAGGTCAGCTTTGCTGAGCATGAAGGGTCGTACCTCGTTGGCGTGATGGCCGCGATGGCGTCTAAATCGAACACTGTCGGTTTTGTCGGTGGCATGGACGTGCCGCTGATTCGTCACTTCGGCTGCGGTTATGCCCAAGGCGTCATGGCGACCAACCCCGATGCCAAAGTCATCGCCAACATGACAGGCACCACCCCCGCCGCTTGGAACGACCCGGTGAAGGGTTCCGAGATCACCAAGGCGCAGATCAACCAAGGCGCTGATGTGGTCTATGCCGCGGCTGGTGGCACTGGCGTGGGCGTGCTGCAAACTGCCGCCGACGAAGGCATCCTGTCGATCGGTGTGGACAGCAACCAGAACCACCTGCACCCAGGCAAAGTCCTGACCTCGATGCTGAAGCGCGTCGATGTCGCGGTCTATGACGCGATGATGGCCGGTGAAGACCTCGAAGTCGGCAAAGTCGTGACCCTCGGCCTTGCCGAAGAAGGTGTCGGCGTTGCCATGGACGAGCATAACGCCGATCTCGTGACCGAAGAAATGAAGGCCGCAGTCGACGAAGCGCGCCAGAAGATCATCGACGGAGAGATCAAAGTGGTCTCCTACTACGAGAACGACAGCTGCCCGGCGCTGGACTTCTGA
- a CDS encoding ABC transporter ATP-binding protein, with product MTDTAHGSAPAIELKGISKAFGPVQANKDISIRVMPGTIHGIIGENGAGKSTLMSILYGFYKADAGEIFISGKKTDIPDSQAAIAAGIGMVFQHFKLVENFTVLENIILGAEDGRLLKPSLSKARKTLISLAEDYGLNVDPDALIQDIGVGMQQRVEILKALYRQADILILDEPTGVLTPAEADQLFRILGRLRSEGKTIILITHKLREIMEITDTVSVMRRGQMTATVKTAETSPPELAELMVGRKVLLRVNKKPATPGDVILDVKGLRVVDSKGVERLRGIDLQVRAGEVLGLAGVAGNGQSELLEVLGGYADGTGSVTLNGTPLDLSGKKSDGQSRRARGVAHVPEDRQREGLIMDFQAWENNVFGYHRDERFNSGMLMDHAAIRADAEDKMERFDVRPPDPTLAAKNFSGGNQQKIVLAREIERNPDLLLIGQPTRGVDIGAIEFIHEQIIALRDQGKAILLVSVELEEILALSDRIAVMFDGQIMGERAADQTDEKELGLLMAGITDTENEHSVAEVEANLARVGGDASKEV from the coding sequence ATGACCGACACCGCACACGGCTCCGCACCAGCGATCGAACTCAAGGGCATTTCCAAAGCCTTCGGCCCCGTACAGGCCAACAAAGACATCTCGATCCGCGTGATGCCCGGCACGATCCACGGGATCATCGGCGAAAACGGCGCGGGCAAATCGACGCTGATGTCGATCCTCTATGGGTTCTACAAAGCCGACGCCGGTGAGATTTTCATCAGCGGCAAGAAGACCGACATTCCCGACAGCCAGGCCGCCATTGCGGCGGGCATTGGCATGGTGTTTCAGCACTTCAAGTTGGTCGAAAACTTCACCGTGCTGGAAAACATCATTCTGGGCGCCGAAGATGGCCGCCTGCTGAAGCCCTCGCTGTCGAAGGCCCGCAAGACGCTGATCAGCTTGGCCGAGGACTACGGCTTGAACGTCGACCCCGACGCGCTGATCCAAGACATCGGCGTGGGCATGCAGCAGCGGGTGGAAATCCTCAAGGCGCTTTACCGTCAGGCCGATATTCTCATTCTGGACGAGCCCACAGGCGTGCTGACCCCCGCCGAGGCCGACCAGCTCTTCCGCATCCTCGGGCGTCTGCGCTCTGAGGGCAAAACCATCATCCTCATCACCCACAAGCTGCGCGAGATCATGGAGATCACCGACACCGTGTCGGTCATGCGTCGCGGACAGATGACCGCGACTGTGAAAACCGCCGAGACCTCGCCGCCCGAACTGGCAGAGCTGATGGTCGGCCGTAAGGTCTTGCTGCGCGTCAATAAAAAGCCCGCGACGCCAGGCGATGTCATTTTGGATGTCAAAGGATTGCGGGTCGTCGACAGCAAAGGCGTCGAGCGTCTGCGCGGCATTGATCTACAGGTTCGCGCTGGTGAAGTGCTGGGCCTTGCCGGTGTGGCGGGCAACGGCCAATCCGAACTCTTGGAAGTGCTGGGCGGCTATGCTGATGGCACCGGCAGCGTCACGCTGAACGGCACCCCGCTTGACCTCTCTGGCAAGAAATCCGACGGCCAATCGCGGCGCGCGCGCGGCGTGGCCCATGTGCCCGAAGACCGCCAGCGCGAAGGTCTGATCATGGATTTTCAGGCGTGGGAGAACAACGTCTTTGGCTACCACAGGGATGAGCGCTTCAACAGCGGCATGCTGATGGACCATGCAGCGATCCGCGCAGACGCCGAGGACAAGATGGAGCGTTTCGACGTGCGCCCGCCCGATCCCACGCTCGCCGCCAAGAACTTCTCCGGCGGCAACCAGCAGAAGATCGTTCTGGCCCGCGAGATTGAGCGCAACCCTGACCTGCTGCTGATCGGCCAACCCACCCGCGGCGTCGACATCGGCGCGATTGAGTTTATTCACGAGCAGATCATCGCCCTGCGCGATCAGGGCAAAGCGATCTTGCTGGTCTCGGTCGAGCTTGAAGAAATCCTAGCCCTGTCGGACCGCATCGCGGTGATGTTCGACGGGCAGATCATGGGCGAACGCGCCGCAGATCAGACCGACGAAAAGGAATTGGGGCTGCTCATGGCAGGCATCACCGACACTGAAAACGAACATAGCGTGGCCGAAGTTGAAGCCAATCTCGCCCGCGTTGGCGGCGACGCCAGCAAGGAGGTCTGA
- a CDS encoding sulfite exporter TauE/SafE family protein, whose protein sequence is MQIYLPIAEVSVNAFLLLGLGGIVGILSGMFGVGGGFLITPLLFFVGIPPAVAVATSTNQIVASSFSALLAHLKRRTVDFRMGWVLLAGGLIGSGIGMFIFNYLKSLGQVDLLVTLCYVIFLGIIGGLMFFESLRAIRRSRKGGRVQRKKHYWVHGLPFKLRFRVSGLYISVIPPVLVGAAVGMLSAIMGVGGGFIMVPAMIYLLGMPTKVVIGTSLLQIIFVTGFTTMLHATTNQTVDIVLAVLLLVGGVLGAQVGTRIGVRMQAEQLRILLAVLVLAVSGKLALDLLLEPAELYSLSPVAAE, encoded by the coding sequence ATGCAAATCTACCTGCCCATCGCCGAAGTATCGGTTAACGCCTTTCTCCTTCTGGGATTGGGCGGGATCGTGGGCATCTTATCAGGCATGTTTGGCGTCGGCGGCGGATTTCTGATCACGCCGCTGCTCTTCTTTGTCGGCATCCCACCTGCCGTGGCCGTGGCCACCTCGACCAACCAGATCGTCGCGTCGTCTTTTTCGGCGCTGCTGGCGCATCTGAAACGACGCACGGTAGATTTCCGAATGGGCTGGGTGCTGCTGGCCGGGGGTTTGATCGGCTCCGGCATCGGCATGTTCATCTTTAACTACCTAAAGTCGCTCGGACAGGTCGATCTGCTGGTGACCCTTTGCTACGTGATATTTTTGGGCATCATCGGCGGGCTGATGTTCTTTGAATCGCTCCGCGCCATCCGCCGCAGCCGTAAGGGCGGGCGCGTGCAACGCAAAAAGCATTACTGGGTTCACGGTCTGCCATTCAAACTGCGTTTCCGCGTTTCGGGTCTTTATATCTCGGTGATCCCGCCCGTGTTGGTTGGCGCAGCGGTCGGGATGCTCTCGGCCATTATGGGCGTCGGCGGTGGCTTCATCATGGTGCCCGCGATGATCTATCTGCTCGGCATGCCGACCAAGGTCGTGATTGGCACCTCGCTGTTGCAGATCATTTTCGTGACTGGCTTTACCACCATGCTGCACGCGACCACCAACCAGACGGTCGACATCGTGCTGGCGGTGCTGTTGCTGGTCGGCGGGGTGTTGGGCGCGCAGGTGGGCACGCGGATCGGCGTGCGGATGCAGGCCGAACAGCTGCGTATTTTGCTGGCGGTGCTGGTCCTCGCGGTCAGCGGCAAGCTGGCACTTGATCTGCTGTTGGAGCCGGCCGAGCTTTACTCCCTCAGCCCGGTGGCGGCAGAATGA
- a CDS encoding GNAT family N-acetyltransferase — translation MTAAELAALHAAAFTLDRPWQEAEFASLCGSPFVHLFIRPGGFALTRTIAGESELLTLAVDPSYQRQGLGRALLRDWLAALPADCDSAFLEVAADNHPARALYAGEHFAQVATRRAYYARIDAPGVDACILRRDLTRGHSGDLAALHAKSG, via the coding sequence GTGACAGCGGCAGAGCTTGCCGCCCTCCATGCCGCCGCCTTTACTCTAGACAGGCCTTGGCAGGAGGCGGAGTTCGCCAGCCTGTGCGGCAGCCCTTTCGTGCATCTTTTCATCCGGCCCGGTGGCTTTGCCCTGACCCGGACCATCGCGGGCGAATCTGAGTTGCTGACCCTCGCGGTCGATCCCAGCTACCAACGCCAAGGTTTGGGCCGTGCGCTGCTTCGCGACTGGTTGGCCGCCCTGCCCGCCGACTGCGACAGCGCCTTTCTTGAGGTCGCAGCAGACAACCATCCCGCCCGCGCGCTCTATGCCGGTGAACACTTCGCCCAAGTCGCAACCCGGCGGGCCTATTATGCGCGTATCGATGCTCCAGGCGTCGATGCTTGCATCCTACGCCGCGACTTGACCCGTGGTCACTCTGGCGATCTTGCCGCACTGCACGCAAAAAGCGGTTGA
- a CDS encoding TIGR02186 family protein, which produces MIRAVFAFVGLLFTALTATAEEEIVLGLSQAEVSITTNFDGSEILVYGAVKRETPIPEGAPLEVVVTVSGPSMPIMVRRKERRFGIWVNVDAVEVDRAPSFYAVVTSGPLSEVLKRIEDLRHRISIPRAIRSVGAPMEIENPVKFTEALIRVRTASNLYQVIEDGVKVDEQTLFRAAVALPASLTEGAYDTRIFLTRGGDVVAQYETVIDVRKVGMERWLFNLAHEQAFIYGLLSLFIAVSAGWVASAVFGLLRR; this is translated from the coding sequence ATGATCCGCGCAGTTTTCGCATTCGTTGGCCTGTTGTTCACAGCTCTCACCGCCACGGCGGAAGAGGAGATCGTGCTGGGCCTCAGTCAGGCCGAAGTCTCCATCACCACCAATTTCGACGGCTCAGAGATCCTCGTCTACGGCGCTGTCAAACGTGAAACCCCGATCCCCGAAGGCGCGCCGCTTGAGGTTGTGGTCACCGTCTCCGGCCCCTCAATGCCGATCATGGTACGGCGCAAGGAGCGGCGGTTTGGCATCTGGGTCAACGTGGACGCTGTCGAGGTCGACCGCGCGCCGAGCTTCTATGCGGTGGTCACCTCTGGCCCGCTGTCCGAAGTGCTAAAACGCATCGAAGACCTGCGCCACCGCATCTCCATCCCCCGCGCCATCCGCTCGGTCGGGGCCCCGATGGAGATCGAAAACCCGGTTAAATTCACCGAAGCCCTAATCCGCGTGCGCACGGCTTCGAACCTTTACCAAGTCATCGAAGACGGCGTGAAGGTTGACGAACAGACCCTCTTCCGCGCCGCCGTTGCCCTGCCTGCCTCCCTCACCGAAGGCGCCTATGACACGCGCATCTTCTTGACCCGTGGCGGCGATGTGGTCGCGCAATATGAGACGGTGATCGACGTGCGCAAGGTCGGGATGGAACGGTGGCTGTTCAACCTCGCCCACGAACAAGCGTTTATCTACGGGCTGCTGTCGCTGTTTATCGCCGTTTCGGCGGGCTGGGTTGCCTCTGCCGTCTTCGGATTACTGCGCCGCTAA